The genomic segment AACCTTCTGAACAGAAACAACAATGGAGTAGTGTCCAAAATAAAGCAGCAGACAAAAGCACCgaaaaagaatcttcttctgAGAGAAGTACTTCTTGGCCTTCTGTTAGTTTTACCTTGAAGCCTTCATCAATGTCATCGAAGGCAAGGTCTAACTGTGGATGTGTTGCGAATCAACAACCGAAAAGAAGAATTGAGGAGTTTGCTGCAGAGAAGATTCCTAAGAAGGCGAGGACATGTGATGTGAGCTAAGAAGTAAGTAAGACTTATCACATGATTGATTCACATTTTAGAAGTTACGGATTCCTGCTTTTATACCTTTCATGGTTTCTTTAGGATGTTATAAACCTCTTGCAACTTTAGTCTAATAATGTAGAGTGGAACAAGAGCAAGTTCTCCTTTCATTGCCAATGTGTATGTAGTCTCCTAACTTGCTTAAAACCATTATGTCCTCTAACAATAAGAATCAAAACATAATATCTTCCTTACTTTTTTTCAAAGTTGTTTCCAATACAAAAGAATATTCTCTGAGATAATAATTTCCTATTTACTCTATTTAGTAATGAAATTTCTTTTACTAATTTCCATTTTTCCAATCCATTAATTTCCGAACATTTAAGAAAGGAAATCAATTATACGTTCTGCCTCGCTCTTGCTTGTATCCTAAGCCAATTAGGGTTTTAGTTAGTCTCTTCACTTGGCTCGAGAGTTTGCAAAAGTTTCTTCCTTCATAGGTGAGAAATATGGCTTCTTTTGAGATTCTATGATTTCGTGTTAGtctgttttgtttatatgcataatcttttgaacctaattttgttttgcttctccGATTGTTTTTGTAGAGAAGAAACCAACTCTCTTAAAGACATGGACTGTAATAAGGAAGAAGCTAGAAGAGCAATTGAGATTGCTGAGAGGAAACTTTCAGAGAGTGATTACGATGGGGCGAAGAAGTTCATTAACAAGGCTCATAATTTGTATCCAAACCTTGATGGTTTGAAGCAAGGGATGATGATGGTCGATGTTTATATCTCTGCATcaaacagaggagaagaagaagaagctgattgGTATGGAATTCTCGGTGTAGATCCTTTAGCTGATGATGAAGCAGTGAGGAAACAGTACAAGAAGTTAGCTCTTTTGCTTCACCCGGACAAGAACAAGCTTAATGGTGCGGAAGGCGCCTTTAAGCTGGTTACAGAAGCTTGGTGTATGTTATCTGATAGGGTTACGAGAACTTCTTATGATCAAAGGAGGAAGTTTAAAGAAGCAAAGACCGAGATGCAGAAACAACCATACCCACATAGGCCTGCTTCTAGTGGGATGCAGAAACCACCAAACCCATGTGAGCCTGCTTCTAATAGTGGTAATGAAAATGCTAGAGACAGTACTGTGGATCCAAGTGTTGGGGATTTAAGTAATAAGATTGCTGGTTGGATAAAGGAACGACTAAATTTACTCAGGCAAGCAGCATCT from the Camelina sativa cultivar DH55 chromosome 12, Cs, whole genome shotgun sequence genome contains:
- the LOC104732662 gene encoding dnaJ homolog subfamily C member 17-like; the protein is MDCNKEEARRAIEIAERKLSESDYDGAKKFINKAHNLYPNLDGLKQGMMMVDVYISASNRGEEEEADWYGILGVDPLADDEAVRKQYKKLALLLHPDKNKLNGAEGAFKLVTEAWCMLSDRVTRTSYDQRRKFKEAKTEMQKQPYPHRPASSGMQKPPNPCEPASNSGNENARDSTVDPSVGDLSNKIAGWIKERLNLLRQAASSNGNQNARDGVDPSNGDRGNKLSRWIKKRLSSLKPASYNGNQNARDDGTFWTMCNRCKAQGKYMRDDCLDKAILCPHCDHPFIASEISPEASPQNTSGGTYFKRYSPSSVIFHLSCCKVQVL